In Phaseolus vulgaris cultivar G19833 chromosome 10, P. vulgaris v2.0, whole genome shotgun sequence, a single genomic region encodes these proteins:
- the LOC137813776 gene encoding uncharacterized protein — MLKIANTHGDGVEPEGVEGNVEDGGGVELEGVETDVEDDGGVELGGVEAGVEDGGGVGICEHNGIEGVVEEDDEEDEGHGGQGIGSPIHEDMECDNDSVDDDGGHVLEDSSWLKEVEFIEGEIEVQSEGTRDKGEGSIDKDCIDDLQDLDVDDDESKGTFAHDRGLSDTGWESE; from the exons ATGCTGAAAATAGCGAATACACATG GTGATGGTGTGGAACCCGAAGGTGTTGAAGGTAATGTTGAGGATGGTGGTGGTGTGGAACTCGAAGGTGTTGAAACTGATGTTGAGGATGATGGTGGTGTGGAACTCGGAGGTGTTGAAGCTGGTGTTGAGGATGGTGGTGGTGTGGGCATTTGTGAGCATAATGGTATAGAAGGTGTGGTTGAGGAAGATGATGAGGAGGACGAAGGTCATGGTGGTCAGGGTATTGGTTCACCTATTCATGAAGACATGGAATGTGATAATGATAGTGTGGATGATGATGGTGGGCATGTGTTAGAAGATTCTTCTTGGTTAAAGGAAGTTGAATTTATTGAAGGTGAAATTGAAGTTCAGAGTGAGGGTACTAGAGATAAGGGTGAGGGTAGTATAGATAAGG ATTGTATAGATGATTTGCAGGATTTGGatgttgatgatgatgaaaGTAAAGGAACATTTGCACATGATAGAGGGTTGTCAGATACAGGGTGGGAATCAGAATAG